One segment of Macrotis lagotis isolate mMagLag1 chromosome 1, bilby.v1.9.chrom.fasta, whole genome shotgun sequence DNA contains the following:
- the LOC141519357 gene encoding ubiquitin-conjugating enzyme E2 N-like, whose protein sequence is MAGLPRRIIKETQRLLAEPVPGIKAEPDESNTCYFHVVIAGPQDSPFEGGTFKLELFLPEEYPMVAPKVCFMTKIYHPNVDKLGRICLDILKDKWSPALQIRTVLLSIQALLSAPNPDDSLANDVAEQWKSNEAQAIETARAWTRLYAMNNV, encoded by the coding sequence ATGGCCGGGCTGCCCCGCAGGATCATTAAGGAAACCCAGCGTTTGCTGGCAGAACCAGTTCCTGGGATAAAAGCAGAACCAGATGAAAGCAACACCTGTTATTTTCATGTGGTCATTGCAGGCCCACAGGATTCCCCCTTTGAGGGAGGGACTTTTAAACTTGAACTGTTTCTTCCAGAAGAATATCCAATGGTAGCTCCTAAAGTATGTTTCATGACCAAAATTTATCACCCTAATGTAGACAAGTTGGGAAGAATATGTTTAGATATTTTGAAAGATAAATGGTCTCCAGCATTGCAGATCCGCACAGTGCTGCTCTCAATCCAAGCTTTGTTAAGTGCTCCCAATCCAGACGATTCATTAGCAAACGATGTAGCCGAACAGTGGAAGTCCAATGAAGCCCAAGCCATAGAAACAGCCAGAGCATGGACTAGGCTATATGCCATgaataatgtttaa